GATGTCCTCGAACATGTAATTACTATGTGTTAGATCTCATTCTCTGTGGTTATAATTTACAACACTAGGTGGCATATGTTCTATAATTCAGAGTTTTAAGTTACAGTTAAAACTCCTCAAATCCTTTTTGGCTTTTGTGCTTAATGGTACTTTCTtttaatacttcaaaaaaaatttttttttcctcttattttgaaGGCAAATGATTTTTGCTTGGTTGCGTTGTTGCCTCTAGTAACAGCTGCAGCATCCAGTGAAGTGCTGTCTTGCCTActactcattcatttatatgCTGTTAGCAAGAATTCATGTGACTCTAATTTCTCCTAAATAATTATCTGGCACTTGTGGCAAGTGGATAATCtggttgtactttttttttttaagattttatttatttgttcatgagagatacgcagagacaggcagagacataggcaaagggagaagcaggctccctgtagggatcctgatgagggacttcatcccaggacctgagctgaaggcagacagacattcaaccactgagcaacccaggtgcccctggttgtACATTTTGATTGTATCCTTTTGAGTGACTCACTTTTTTCCTCTGACATGGTTTCCTTATTTGCAAAGTAGAGACAGTTCCTCACTCACAGGCTTTTTGAAAGTGAATTAATGATCATGCATGTTGGATTACTTGAAAtgcaataattttatatataggcAACACATTAATGCGTTCATCAGCAGTTGTCCACTCtttgaaatttgcatttttttttgaagttgatTTACAGAGTTTCATGTCTGAGTTATTGACATTCTTAAAGCCTCATCTTCAGCCCTCTCTTCAGTCACACAATCCATGTGAGTGGATCTCCAGGGTCTTCATAGAACAAGATGATGACATGCTGGAGGCCGCCAAAGCATCACTGGGCATCTACCTAAAGTTGACCAGGttagtatattttaaagtaattttgctAACTACATGCCAGCAaagcagaaaacatttttaataatgtgCTGGACATACTATTTACTTTCCAtcattaagggggaaaaaatccctaACAATCTTGTGGTTTCCTTATAAGTTCCAATTCCTTGCGTTACCCCTGCCCTACATAAAAATGAGATTACATTTGTGTTCTCATTATGAAAACTTGGCTGGGTAGGCAGATCTAGGGTAGTAGAAGTAGACTAGGAAGCTAGAAAGCATGGATTCTGATTTAGCTTCCATTTTACCTGTGCAATCAGGAGTAAGCTAGTATCATTGTCTgaactttaatttaatttatgtttaaaaatgcttttcacCCCCAAGACTGACTCTTCCAAAATGAGCTTCCATGTggtcatttttacctttttaaaaaggtgactACAAACTTGTAAGTAACCAAAGCAACAACTCAAAATTTTCATGTTATTATACAGCTGAACTAGGGCTGATAGCAACTCAAGGCAGATACTGAGGTTGGTTATGAAGCTATGTCACTGAAGACACTGTATGCTCACCCTATTTCTGCTTTATGAAAGCCACTGTACACAGGGTCATGTCATCCCATGGCAAATGTCTGTAATTGGTTATGAAGCTCATAACTGATGACCTTTTACACTACTTCTGCTCTGCTTTATTAAAACCCTAAAGTATTTGCTTTATTTCCATCCTTTCTTGGCTTCAGAGAAAGGGATTTCTTACTAATGACCGATGGTGTAAAGCTCTGCTGCCAGTTCTTGTATTATGGCACTATTGGCAGTGGCTGCTTTCAGATTGTAAGTGTTTGAGGCCAATTTTCAAAAGGTTCTAATCAAGAACACAAAACTCCTGCATGTGATTTGAATTAGGCTCCTAAACAGTGAGATAAAAATTCAGTCTGGAAAAGCACATGCTTATTAGAATAGATCTCTGTTGTACTCAAAGCAGACTTCTTACTGCTTAGGAAAGAGAAAGCCTCAGAATTAAATCTAGAACTTTTTTCACCTCAGTGTGGCCAAAGAGGCATGTGCTCATgccatatgtaatttttttttaatgtaactataCTAGTTACAATAGTTTTATTGAAAAGGATAGAAATGAACACAAACTACTAGtctaagcaaaaaacaaaacaaaaaaagaaatggaatttattaGCTCACAATTGGAAATTCATTCCAAGGGGGCATGTTGGCATCAGACATCACTGTATAATGGGATTCAGTCGCGTCATTGAtcattgctctttttctctctcttgcaaCTCTGAATTCATTCTCAGGGCTTCCAGCAATGCCTAGCTTATAGTTATCATCTCTAATAGCTCCAGCAGAAGTCCCAGGGTGGGGGGATCTGATTAGCCTGCTTGGGTCACAGATCCATGTTGGAAGCAATCATTGTAGCCAGGTGCATGAGGCACTCTGACTGGTCAGTCTGGGTCCCATTCCCAGCCCTACTGAGGAGAgcatggaaggaaaggaaggaggtcaGTCTCCAGCCCCATGTTACCCTGCGTAATTAGTTACTTGTAGCAATGAGGATTGTAAGACACAGGAAGACAGAGGACTTTTGTTCAGCAGACAATGACCAGAACTACCAAATTcagtggattttatttattttattgagctAGATTTATATAGAGTTTGTAGAGGAAGagattgttttgaattttttttcttttaaaagaatacatggaTTATTAAAAGTAATCTGCTGGGGAATctgtggtatgtgaattatatgttAAAACTGTTACTTTTGTAAAAAGTCATTAATCTTGGGTCTTCTCACCTTCATTTTCAGACAGTGTAAAGCTACTGAAGGCTTgacccaagaaaaagaaatgtggaacCATCACACACATAAATATGGCTACAATCCACActgtattttcttattcttattgaAAAATATAGGATTTGATTCTTCAGTTCTTCTTGACTTTTTGATTTCATCAGAAACCTGTTTCCTTGaatattttgttagatatttaaaattactgCAAAAAGATGGGGCTAGTTTTTtcacaatttgcaaatattttgatgTAACCGAACTTAAAGATAGCATAAATATTTGTGGTTGTAGCTCCTCACTTGTCCAAGACCGAAGCAGCAACCAAACTGAACTTAGCCTTTGGGCTGCTCTTGGTAGTCACAGAAATGCCCACGCTTCGGTCCCCTGGGCTTCCAATGCTTCTGGACCTCTGAACCAGCCTGTGATGTCCAAGGAGCCCCACGTCACGCTCCAGGCTGCTGCTGGTCTGTCTCCCCCACAAGCTTCTCAAAGTCTGGTAGATTATGACAGCTCTGATGATTCTGAAGTAGAAGTCACAGACCAGCACTCAACAAACAGTAAACAAACATCTTTACAGCaagaagcaaagaagaaattTCAGGACACAGTTAGAACAGGTCCAGATGAAAAAGAACTTAGCATGGAGCCTCAATCAAGGCCTCTGGTTCCAGAACAATCTAATATTAATATTCCCTTCTCTGTTGACTGTGACATCTCCAAAGTAGGAATATCTTACAGGACACTGAAGTGCTTTCAGGAGCTACAGGGTGCCATTTACcgtttgcagaaaaaaaatcttttcccctATAATGCCACAGCACTTTTGAAGTTGTTAAAACATACTGAGTCAATATATAATGAGAGCATGAACTCTTTGTAAAACAGTAGCATTTTGTTACCAGGAACTGTTTTTTCCTGCTATAAATTATGCCTTAATGAGATaatagtaaattaaataaataaataaataaatgtactcgCTAAATCAAGTTTATCTTTTTGCCTTTTCAAAGTAACCTAGTGACTGAATAAGACACCTCGTCTGATACAGTTGTACATCATTTGAAATTTACAGACGTTCAAACTTTATGCAGATTTGGGATATTATATGAGTCCACttgagctgctgtaacaaatcccCAAAATttggcagcttaaaacaacagaaatctattctctcgtagttctggaggctaaaagtctaTAATTAAGGTGCCAGCCAGGCCATGCTTTCTCtcaaggctctagggaagaatccttcccCACCCATTCTTGTTCTTTGGCAATTGTTGGCCATCCTTAGTGTCCTGTAGCTTGGAGCTATGCCAGGACAGTCTCTTCCTCTGTTGTCACATGAGGTTTTCCTGGCGTGTCTGTATCTGGTTTCCCTCCTGGCGACACCAGCCATTGGATTAAGGTCCACTCTTATCCACTGTGTCCTCATCCTAATTTGATTATATCAACCTagaccctacttccaaataaagtcacattcacaagTTTTGGGTAGATGTGAATTTGGGAAGGGACACTATTTAATCCAGTATGCTTATTATTTCCCTCTGAGGTATTTACATGTGATGGGATATGTAAAAAACGTAAaatcttagggttttttttttgagaggtgaTTAGCTCTCTGTATATATGTAGGTGTATGGTCTATTCTGTGaacatgagtcttttttttttttttttaaagattttatttatttgagagcacaaccagggagagtggcagagggagagggagaagcaaactccctgctgagcagggagcccaatgcagggctccatcccaggaccgtgggatcatgacctgagccaaaggcaaacacttgaccaagccacccaagtaccctcATGCGTctgttctttaaaacaaaattttaatcaCCAGgtaattttcctatttaaaattgttgtaatgggcacctgggtggctcggtcagttaagcatctaactcttgatctgagctcaggtcttgatctcagggttgtgagttcaagccctgcataagtaggctccatgcctaataTAATTCTATTCTGTCTTTTTGAGGGGAGGCAGTAAGGCTGTGGTCATAAGAACAAGTCAATACTGGGATGCCTGCGTGGTTCAGTGGTCGAGcctctgccttaagctcaggaaATGATCCCtagatcctaggatcaagtcccacatcaggctccctgcagggagccttcttctccctctgcctgtgactgcctctctttatgtctctcatgaataaataaataatctttaaaataaaaaaaaaaggacaggtcAGTACTCATTCAGGTGGAAATGAAACTAAATAGAGAATTGCTAACTAAGTAATGAGATGCTATCATTAACCAAATAGAAATGCAGAGCTCAAAAAGTTTGGTAATAGAGTTGGTATACATTGGGGCAGTTTCTACATAATTCAAGAAACACATTAAAGAGGTTATTATCAGGGATATTCAATGCACATTgtaaaagcaaaagacaaatatctggttaaataagataatatatatacttaatagaATACTTTAGAAAGAATGAGTTATATCCATGTTTACATCTACAGTAGAAGGCAAAAGTGAATATTACGGGCTCCCATTTGTTTAAGAAAAGGAGgacaggtatataagagagtccTAATAGTGGTTGCCTTGGGAAACAGATCTAAAGTAGAAAATTTGACCTTCTATATTGTTTTttacccttttatttatttgtttttaagtggttacatagatttttttaaatgtagtgaaaataagttcttttaagaaaaaaaaacaaaaaacaaaaaacatgattcTTTATGCTCCTAAGGGTACATACATGTTGAATGCCTTAAAAGCCATGCTTATACAGATGTGGTTTTGAGCTGTTTCTCCATAAGGTTCATAGGAACCATCAATCCTTTGTTATATTGAAAATGAGGGCAAGGGCCATAGGTAAACGTATGAGTGCTGGCATTTCAGTCTCTGACCCTTGGGTATAAGTCAATTTGTCACACACTCATGAAGCCCTACTAGTGGTGAAGGTGACTGATGGCTATCCTTGGCCATTCAGAATATCGAAGAGCTCTTTTGAGTTAGTCTGTAAAGGAACACCAAGCTAGTGATACTTGCAGGATGAATCCCAACTTCACCTCTTCTTCAAGCAAACACCTCCATGTATCCCAAGTGAATCTAATTTATTGTTTTAACTAAGAATAGATTAAAACAAAGTATGCGCAGAAGTATACAGCTTGGTGGATTTTCATAAAGAACATACCTTTGGAACCAATAACCACATCAAGAAACCACTGACACCCCAGAAGTCCTGCCTGGATCCCCTTCTGACCACTATCGACTGTAAAGGCAATTATCCCAAACCATAGACACCATAGACTGATTTTGCCTGGTTTTATCtttatatagatggaatcataggATATGTGCTCTTCTATTTCTGGCTTCTTGATCATTTTGAGGGAGTGGGttcgaatttattttttaaataattgccaGATAGCTGGCCTTCAAGTATTATTAGTAACAAAATACTTTTAACACCTCCAAATTGTCTTTGGCACTCCCAACATGCAAGGATGGTGAAATTGACAAACCGGTTGAAACAAAATACAGACTTAAACAGGTTATGCAGGGCCTTGTGCAATTGGCCCCAACCGgcttctccagcctcatctgttgttttgccccctcccccccacccactgtCAGCATCACAACCTCTTGTCTTACATATTCATTCCTCAAACCCCATCATAAATGTTGGGCCTGTGAAGCCTCCCCCACACTGTTCTGAACCATTAGGTCTTACGTGCTTTGTATTCTCTTCACTGTGCTCTTTCCTGTACTGTAGCATTTgtcactttatattttaattgttaatCAGTTTTCACGGGCCAAGCTCTTTTTACGTAATTCCTAGTGGATAGTATCATGTCTGTCCCATTATAAGCATCCCACAGATGTTGACTAAATGGGATAGAGCCCTTTCCAAGGACTTGATCATCTCCCAGAGGAGACAGGTGTGCAGAGGCTTACCTTTAACTCTCCCATGATACTTGctgtgtgccagccactgtgGTAAGTGCTCTAATAATCCTCACCGTAATGTTGGAAGGCAGGTACTATTATAatacctatttcacagatgagattaagtaacttgaccAAGATCACTCACCTGGCAAAGCAGCAGAGCCCAGAGAATGGATCCAGGCAGTCTGGTTCCaatgtcttttcatcctcttctcCATGATAAGTCATGCCAAAAAGGGATGTGGGGGTCAGATCATCCAGAACGCTTGGTGCTTTGCTAAGCAGTTTTGACTGTTTTATAGACAATGGAGAGCTAATGAGGTTTTTGAGTAAATGACTGGTTTTCTGTTTGGAAAAAAGTGATTTTGGTAGCAATATAGTGGCTAGGCAGACAAGCAGCAAGATTGAAAAGAGTTCTGCAGAAGCCCACTGCCCACTAGAAGGGCAGTGGAGATGGAGAAGAGGCAGTACGGTCCTGGCTAAGCACCTGCATCCAGCTCTCTTCCTACAGAGACTCACTACGACACTAGAATAAAGGGGCCAAAATCAGGAGCAATAAGATACAAGGACTGACTCAGTAGATCTAGGAAAACTAAATTCTTAGCTGCAATGGAAAAAAGTTGAGAAGCATCCTGGTTACCAGGTGGATCCCCCTGAAGACTTAAGGAGTATCAAATACTATACTGTGAACCAAGGGTACTCAGGTACATGAGAGGCTTACTTCCCAGAGGAGTAAAACAGGGCCTTGGGACTTGGGGAACACCAGGCATATCTGAGTATAGGCATATCACACTGAAAAGGGGATTAATTAGACACTGCATATTGAGATCCACTCTGTCCCCAGCCTTCTCCCCCAAGAGAACAGATATCCTTCTGAGGAATCTGAtcaactcaagaaaaaaagatccAAAGATGCATTGGAAGCTTCCCCAAAGAAATTTCTCACCGAGTCACCCACTCTGAAGCCCACAGTCACAAACCACACCCATGTGCATAGACCTTCTGATGGACATTTAAATGCCCAACTCAAGTATGAGTGAATAGCCAAGGATCATCAGGCATTTGGGGAAAGTCTCTAACATGAAAGAGAGGCCAAAACAAACTAGATACATAGGGGAGGAAGTTAATCCATGAACATTCCCAGAGATAAATGATTGTAAAACATATTACATAAAAAAGTGTATAAATAAACAACATGatagcagaaatgaaaaacaatggaaatgtaGTCTAAGTTGAAGCAATCTAGAAAGTACAGCAACAGGACAAGTACAAGAAAAATTTTCAGAACTAAAAGACTTTGTGTCttaatgtatgcatatataactgaaaagaaaaatatatatataaattttgaaaagggAACCGAGGATCAGCCTGAAACAGGtgccattttttcattcatgtggCTAAAGCTGCTGCTGCCCATGGGTGCTTTAGCAAACACGGGAGGCAGTTGCATAGAGGTCTGATGAGAGTCATGGAGCAAGACATGATCATCCTGAGActagagagaggaggaagaaaaggcttGACAGAAGAAGGAAAGTGAAAGGACAAGGACAAGAGAGCAAGAAACACTCCTAGGAAACCCTGAGGTGTTAGGCAGGGCTTTGAGATGGACAATGCATATGCAGTTGAGTATTTCTGAGAAGAAGCCACCGGGTGCTTTGACTCTTCCTTAGGAGGCTGTTGGTTAAGTCTGAGAGAGCAATCTTAGTCGAACCAAGTATGcacaggagaggagggaggagaaaccCCAAGGACAGTGGTTCAACATATTTGTGTTCTCTACCTTCTGAACAGTGGGATTTTTTCATGGTATCTTTGAAGTGATAGGCTGAAAAGCACACCATCCCAAGTCAACAATAATTTGAACACCATCCCCAAAAGTCCTGTTCTAGTCACCAAGCGCCTCCTCAGGCTCTGGTCTGACCTGCTGCTACTCTTCCCACCTCTTCTCAGGCTTCGACTGCTTCTGGCGTTGGGAAACTTGACCTAAATACTGAACTTTAATTGGTCTTGTCACTGATGACAGTCTGTAGAGTTATCTTGCTCTATTGTAATGGCTCCTTGAAAACTGTTTGATAAAATGCCTTTCCTGGTTATTATCATAACCCCTACTAGCAAAccaattttaagtttttctgaTTATTGTAAGGATGATAGAGCTGAACAATGCAGCCTTTACAGCTAACACCGTGTATCTGCTCCTAATTACAAAACTCCctaggatatttttttaagatttggtaaAAGCAGTTATCCTTTTCTAAATTTTCCATTGACACTGAACTTTACCAAGTAGTCTGACCAAACTATATTACAGTTACTTCCGACACTGGGTAAAAGACATGTTTGTGTACAGCCAGTTATtgcttgcatttttcattttgggaacttttgctttgttttaaaagaaaatacaatcttTTGGTATGTAAAAGAACTGAGAAATGGCATGTGATCAGGGTATTATTTCCTTCCTGGTGAGAAAGGTTCAGGTATTTTTAGTTTGGTTTAAGACAAGAGTCTACCTAATCACTGAAAGCCAGAgttgtttttggttgtttgtttgtttttttaagattttatttatttattcatgagagacacacagagagaggcagagacacaggcagagggagaagcaggctcctcacaggaagcctgttgtgggactcgatccctggactgatcatgacctgaaccaaaggcagatgctcaaccactgagccacccaggcatcccaaaccatCGTTTCAAACATGCATTTACTTTGAAGAGGTCTCCTAGGACTGGCGCTTGGGATTGTTTGTGGCATCATGTCAGcacttgtgttttttaaatgttttaggcCTTCTGTCAGACACATTTCTCTCTTGAGTCCCATAAAATGGACACACCAGCAGCACATTTATTATTGcctatgccttttttttaaaggtgttcaATAAATTGTAATAAGGACTGGCCAGTTTCCTGGAAgctaaactatttttatttgctaagaaGAGAAAAGTATGTTTTCTATCACTAAATTGCTGGgtgtttctgtttgttcatttctgaACACAAAACAAAAGAGTAGTATAGCTTTCTTGTGTAAAAAACGACTGGAATTTTGACTGTCAGTTTTCTTGTAAATTGTCTTACAAAATCCTTCctgattttgctcttttttttttttttggtgaaataagGATATTTTCCTTACTAGATTGTGGACAAATAAACCACTTTTGATGTCATATGGCATCTTTTGCTTGAATATGGCTTATGCCCTCTTAATTGTGTGTCACTTTTGATATGCATAGGAATGATTTGAATGATGACATGGATGGGAAGGTAAGTgtaactggaaaataaaattaactggCAACAGATTTTCTACCCTATGGGTGAGTTTTGTTACAAACTAAGAGTAGAATCAAAGTAACATTTGAGAGTAATCATAAATAACCCAATTCTCTCAAAGATCCATATGGGCAAAAAAAGAATGTCAGTACACCTTCAGATGGAGATTTggaaatggattcttttttaaagatttatttatttatgatagacacagagagagagagacagaggcggaggcagagacacaggcagagagagaagcaggctccttgcagggagcccgatgcaggactcgatcccgggactccaggatcgcgccctgggccaaaggcaggcgccaaaccgctgagccacccagggatcccctggaaatgGATCTTGAACAGTACTCTGTACTTCCTAGACTGGTATGGAGAAAGAAGAAGCCATTGGGATTCCATCAGAAGCAGTTCTTTTAATAGCAttgtaaaatgcaaattaatagcactgtttattttattctttaatagtCTTGTGGGGGTATGGCAAAGGCCCATCTTCAGTGAAGATGCGTCACTGCAGTTGTTATAGGTCAGTGGTGACATATCCTCTGTGGGAGGCTGGACTCACAAATACAGTAGTGTGCTATTTGGAATAGTGATATGTGGAACAGATGATGCTGGAACTCTGATGCAGTCTACGCTGTCTACCCGGACTGTGCTACTTGAGCTATGAACCAGCTGTGAGAAAAATCACTGTGGTATCTAAAGAAAAGTGCATCAGGACCATTCAAGACTAAGGTCTGAGGTTCCCACCTTTATTTTGTGACTTCTAAAGTAAATCTTTTGGaatgtggggcatctgggtggctcagtgattgagcatctgcctttggctcagctcgtgatcctggggtcctaagatcaagttcTACATGAGTCCCCAAccagaagcctacttctccctctatctacctatttctccatgtctctcatgaataaattaataaaatctttaaaaaaaacttttggaaTTATTTCTTTGGTCTGATCATGtactgttgacccttgaacaatacaggtttgaactgcacaagTCCACttatagttggattttttttataaatacagtcctgtgaatatattttctcatctgtacagttTTTTTAGTAACATTTCCTTTCTCTAGCCTACTTTAAGAATACAATCTATAATACacagaacatacaaaatatgtgttagctAGCTGTTTATGATATCAgtgaggcttctggtcaacagtaggctactcgtagttaagttttgggggcaccaaaagttatacatggattttccaCGGCATAGAAGTCAGCACCTCAGCCCCCACATTTTTCAAGAGTCAACTATATAAGCAACAGATAatagattttataataaaaacataatcaaaaagtttttcctttttaataatcaaagttactcctttttttaacatttttaaaattttttatttatttatgatagtcacacagagagagagagagagagagagaggcagagacacaggcagagggagaagcaggctccatgcaccgggagcccgatgtgggattcgatcccgggtctccaggatcacgccctgggccaaaggcaggcgctaaaccgctgcgccacccaggaatcccaaagtTACTCCTTTTTATCGAAGTATAACATACAtacttctttttagttttaaccTTCCAGGTGATTTTTCATGTCATAACTTACATAGTTGACATTTTAGTTTATCCTTTCttgatgttttctttgttttctcttgggTTGCATATGGATTGTTAATTTGTATTTATGTCTTGTAGTTATTTAGAAAACATACCTACTTCTTTTAACTATACAAAACATTATCTTTTTATGCTTTCCAAAAACATGTTTGAAGATTCCTTTTTCTAGTCATCAAAGCCAATACAGAAGCCAAAAGTATAGATTTCATTCATGCAACATTTCATTAATGTTCATTTGCTTGCCCCCTTCACCTCTCCAGCTGTTGCTAATGTTATCTGAATTCATAAACCACATCACCATTCCCAATAAATTTGTACATTATGTATCttctccaaattttaattttgctttttccattccattttattattattatatttatcactattattatattGATAACTTAGTCTTAACTCTTCTTTCCTCTTGATTCACAGTGTATCCAATGAGCTAATCTTAATTTTGATTCCTCTCTGGTAAAGTTTCCAGAAAGCATGACTGGGAGTGTGCCTCTCAGCAACCTTCCTAGGAAGAGGGGTATATTTTCTGAAAGCTTGAATATCAAAATGTGTCTTTCAGTCGCCATTCCTTTGTTGACTAAATGACAAGTTGTTTGGGAACAGTTTTTGTGTTgcaattttttcttaaatggttGCCATTTTGCTccattgttgtttatttttttatgttttagtttcaaagagtttattttctttaattttttatttaaattcaatttagttagcatactgtattattagtttcagggacaGAATTTAGTGATCCATTTTTCTATTACTGTTGTTCTGGAGGAGACAGGTGAGACCATCCTCAACGGGTTATTTTTAGGTTAACTGTGATTTTCAAATGGTACATCCCAAATAATTTCTTGTCCTTGAAATGCAAAAATGTCCTGAAATTATATCTAGATGTGGTTCTCTTTTGAGTACTCTTACCTAGAACATGAGTCGTTTATACCATCTCAGATGTTCTTTAAGTAATCATTTGTAGATGGAGTTTCTGCTTTTTCCCTCATGCTTATCTTCCTCTCTTAGCACTTTGATCTTTGTTCTTCTGTGTACTCTGGGAGAATGTCTGAACTCTTTACTTCTTTATACCTGATTTGCTTTTCTCCAACGTCAGTTCACCCCATCATCACCTCCAAAGCAGGTGTTAaatctgtgattatttttctatttccttgaaaTCTTTCATCCATCTCTGCTCGTATCTCAACTCCTTGCTTGCAATTTTATCTCTTCCTGAGCTCTCTTTGATGCCTTTTCACTTTTATGTCATGGAAAACATATTAAGacttaaaacttaataaaaccTAATAATAAAGTTGCTTATTACTAAGAACATacatcacttattttttttttgtgcagaGAAATAGCAAAAATAGCTATCATTTTCTGAATACTTATTTTTACCAGATATTATACTAAACATTTTGTAGACTTTATATCACACAATCCTTAAGACCCCTGCAAGG
This sequence is a window from Canis aureus isolate CA01 chromosome 2, VMU_Caureus_v.1.0, whole genome shotgun sequence. Protein-coding genes within it:
- the LINS1 gene encoding protein Lines homolog 1 isoform X4; translation: MITRILSAETDSHAKEKYRDVIKILLKSSDIDSKLTCLFQNSDKLLCHMAAKCLALLLYFQLREKITLSNSWVAFCQKNLSEYPENEKVVYCLWTLTVTIKEIFKDTCSQKTEILKQFLTPFDTIFQVFYTSLFSLHFKSCQDTSKIINSMICSLELLELLIASRIHLKLHFTCQRILFLKPSCVLDVITWPVEAFVKRKFIIFIKKCLLWKVGEDLCWGSGPALMPPDQHLDVDMLALADAVLQAVDLGLLKTLSVRGKPPCFGGDEVQPACECVHGPDHVILRAASLLIIKSLEIKFQSCASANEIKVDLQSFMSELLTFLKPHLQPSLQSHNPCEWISRVFIEQDDDMLEAAKASLGIYLKLTRQCKATEGLTQEKEMWNHHTHKYGYNPHCIFLFLLKNIGFDSSVLLDFLISSETCFLEYFVRYLKLLQKDGASFFTICKYFDVTELKDSINICGCSSSLVQDRSSNQTELSLWAALGSHRNAHASVPWASNASGPLNQPVMSKEPHVTLQAAAGLSPPQASQSLVDYDSSDDSEVEVTDQHSTNSKQTSLQQEAKKKFQDTVRTGPDEKELSMEPQSRPLVPEQSNINIPFSVDCDISKVGISYRTLKCFQELQGAIYRLQKKNLFPYNATALLKLLKHTESIYNESMNSL
- the LINS1 gene encoding protein Lines homolog 1 isoform X3, which codes for MLNRLSHPEILKQFLTPFDTIFQVFYTSLFSLHFKSCQDTSKIINSMICSLELLELLIASRIHLKLHFTCQRILFLKPSCVLDVITWPVEAFVKRKFIIFIKKCLLWKVGEDLCWGSGPALMPPDQHLDVDMLALADAVLQAVDLGLLKTLSVRGKPPCFGGDEVQPACECVHGPDHVILRAASLLIIKSLEIKFQSCASANEIKVDLQSFMSELLTFLKPHLQPSLQSHNPCEWISRVFIEQDDDMLEAAKASLGIYLKLTRQCKATEGLTQEKEMWNHHTHKYGYNPHCIFLFLLKNIGFDSSVLLDFLISSETCFLEYFVRYLKLLQKDGASFFTICKYFDVTELKDSINICGCSSSLVQDRSSNQTELSLWAALGSHRNAHASVPWASNASGPLNQPVMSKEPHVTLQAAAGLSPPQASQSLVDYDSSDDSEVEVTDQHSTNSKQTSLQQEAKKKFQDTVRTGPDEKELSMEPQSRPLVPEQSNINIPFSVDCDISKVGISYRTLKCFQELQGAIYRLQKKNLFPYNATALLKLLKHTESIYNESMNSL
- the LINS1 gene encoding protein Lines homolog 1 isoform X5, coding for MICSLELLELLIASRIHLKLHFTCQRILFLKPSCVLDVITWPVEAFVKRKFIIFIKKCLLWKVGEDLCWGSGPALMPPDQHLDVDMLALADAVLQAVDLGLLKTLSVRGKPPCFGGDEVQPACECVHGPDHVILRAASLLIIKSLEIKFQSCASANEIKVDLQSFMSELLTFLKPHLQPSLQSHNPCEWISRVFIEQDDDMLEAAKASLGIYLKLTRQCKATEGLTQEKEMWNHHTHKYGYNPHCIFLFLLKNIGFDSSVLLDFLISSETCFLEYFVRYLKLLQKDGASFFTICKYFDVTELKDSINICGCSSSLVQDRSSNQTELSLWAALGSHRNAHASVPWASNASGPLNQPVMSKEPHVTLQAAAGLSPPQASQSLVDYDSSDDSEVEVTDQHSTNSKQTSLQQEAKKKFQDTVRTGPDEKELSMEPQSRPLVPEQSNINIPFSVDCDISKVGISYRTLKCFQELQGAIYRLQKKNLFPYNATALLKLLKHTESIYNESMNSL
- the LINS1 gene encoding protein Lines homolog 1 isoform X2, which encodes MAAKCLALLLYFQLREKITLSNSWVAFCQKNLSEYPENEKVVYCLWTLTVTIKEIFKDTCSQKTEILKQFLTPFDTIFQVFYTSLFSLHFKSCQDTSKIINSMICSLELLELLIASRIHLKLHFTCQRILFLKPSCVLDVITWPVEAFVKRKFIIFIKKCLLWKVGEDLCWGSGPALMPPDQHLDVDMLALADAVLQAVDLGLLKTLSVRGKPPCFGGDEVQPACECVHGPDHVILRAASLLIIKSLEIKFQSCASANEIKVDLQSFMSELLTFLKPHLQPSLQSHNPCEWISRVFIEQDDDMLEAAKASLGIYLKLTRQCKATEGLTQEKEMWNHHTHKYGYNPHCIFLFLLKNIGFDSSVLLDFLISSETCFLEYFVRYLKLLQKDGASFFTICKYFDVTELKDSINICGCSSSLVQDRSSNQTELSLWAALGSHRNAHASVPWASNASGPLNQPVMSKEPHVTLQAAAGLSPPQASQSLVDYDSSDDSEVEVTDQHSTNSKQTSLQQEAKKKFQDTVRTGPDEKELSMEPQSRPLVPEQSNINIPFSVDCDISKVGISYRTLKCFQELQGAIYRLQKKNLFPYNATALLKLLKHTESIYNESMNSL